A single window of Gimesia chilikensis DNA harbors:
- a CDS encoding SGNH/GDSL hydrolase family protein encodes MHNLLQNPQFGLRHTAGSEPGRSILCWNTDRWGDVIGGSAEGKFNLNTSAKAVEILPGKRIWQFATLPELKLKSGDAVSLSVNGYQEQSGALKARLCLMLIESADGEWSPADFGMPDKRMFAKHGRGELVRSPQQEASSEETEKEFELQLNGLKIDPRFKEQRESDAAFRNVVGVLVEFVNDSDKRVWIQSPTLVKGETAAKTAPTTSRALPNLYQKIPRTMQKLTTGQPISILTLGSSIDRGSANPRLYFYDEDPASPHYKEPLIAARPGNPKAMKQLIAERMGRPDLQDYVGWSQHYFMYTGRLRRELLRKFHYPVDRMLFNVMACDGSSIGESHSGFKAYAELELLPNPNDNGHPTGKSWQELYPALFENGNKPGPDLVIFGHGHNEHIDRPDEIAAYEGAIRWFQRHYPGVEFVSCMWIRDKGQPNSMTEPMQELCEHYGIPFVDMGQLIIDLKKTSNYFAMAPDGGHPAAGSHYLWFKQLEQVFEKPAEATLPGVPQKQLPPRMNAFARNWEGTMVRFQKDSPRLVDGRMLILEDAAFNLWADNKREMMQLLIDGQPAEHAGHGRNSLSVPNPRNSTFVHGRLARGDRHIIEIPNPSARLSVVDCKVGLKRQFYGAEAQGWQGKSAVEEFESKWGAPYGEQAFLLQPGEALEIEVEADELSIAWLDDPSGGTLVAEVDGKQAWSQPTNQPFTDSQERKHYIENRRGVLGLPFGKHRIRLQAEGQPVRVIGVFVYDGR; translated from the coding sequence GTGCATAATCTGCTGCAGAATCCGCAATTTGGATTACGGCACACTGCTGGTTCTGAACCGGGGCGTTCGATTCTCTGCTGGAATACGGATCGCTGGGGAGATGTGATCGGCGGAAGCGCAGAGGGCAAATTCAATCTCAACACATCAGCGAAAGCGGTAGAGATTCTGCCGGGCAAACGGATCTGGCAGTTTGCGACGCTGCCGGAACTGAAGCTTAAGTCGGGCGATGCAGTCAGTCTTTCAGTCAACGGATATCAGGAACAGAGCGGGGCACTCAAGGCGCGGCTTTGTCTGATGCTGATTGAAAGTGCCGACGGCGAGTGGTCGCCGGCGGACTTCGGGATGCCCGACAAGCGGATGTTTGCAAAGCACGGGCGGGGGGAACTCGTACGCTCGCCGCAGCAGGAGGCTTCGTCAGAGGAGACGGAAAAAGAATTTGAGTTGCAGTTGAACGGGCTCAAGATTGATCCCCGGTTCAAAGAACAGCGCGAATCGGATGCTGCGTTTCGTAATGTGGTGGGCGTGCTGGTCGAGTTTGTGAATGATTCTGATAAGCGGGTCTGGATTCAGTCCCCCACGCTGGTCAAAGGGGAAACTGCCGCGAAGACAGCACCGACCACGTCCCGCGCACTTCCCAACCTGTATCAGAAGATTCCCCGCACGATGCAGAAGCTGACAACGGGACAGCCGATTTCAATCCTGACGCTGGGGTCGAGTATCGACCGGGGGAGTGCGAATCCGCGGCTCTACTTTTATGACGAAGATCCCGCGAGCCCGCATTATAAGGAACCGCTGATCGCAGCCCGGCCGGGTAATCCCAAGGCGATGAAACAACTGATCGCGGAGCGGATGGGGCGACCCGATCTGCAGGATTATGTGGGCTGGTCGCAGCACTATTTCATGTATACGGGACGGCTGCGACGGGAGTTGCTGCGGAAGTTTCATTATCCGGTCGACAGGATGCTGTTCAACGTAATGGCCTGCGATGGATCGTCGATCGGCGAGTCGCACAGCGGCTTCAAAGCATACGCGGAACTGGAACTGCTGCCCAACCCGAATGACAATGGGCACCCGACCGGCAAGTCCTGGCAGGAACTGTATCCCGCGCTGTTTGAAAATGGAAACAAGCCGGGGCCGGACCTGGTGATTTTCGGGCACGGGCATAACGAGCATATCGACCGGCCGGATGAAATCGCCGCCTATGAAGGAGCGATCCGCTGGTTTCAGCGACACTATCCGGGTGTGGAGTTCGTCTCCTGCATGTGGATTCGGGATAAGGGACAGCCGAATTCGATGACGGAGCCGATGCAGGAGCTGTGTGAGCATTACGGAATTCCGTTTGTCGACATGGGGCAGTTGATCATCGATCTGAAAAAGACCAGCAATTATTTTGCGATGGCCCCCGATGGCGGGCATCCCGCCGCCGGCAGTCATTACCTGTGGTTCAAACAACTGGAGCAGGTGTTCGAGAAGCCGGCGGAAGCGACACTGCCGGGAGTGCCACAAAAACAGTTGCCGCCGCGGATGAATGCGTTTGCGCGGAACTGGGAAGGGACTATGGTCCGGTTTCAAAAAGATAGCCCGCGGCTTGTAGACGGGCGGATGCTGATCCTGGAAGACGCCGCGTTCAATCTGTGGGCGGATAACAAACGGGAAATGATGCAGCTGCTGATCGACGGTCAGCCGGCAGAGCATGCAGGGCATGGCCGCAACAGTTTGTCAGTTCCCAATCCGCGGAATTCGACGTTCGTGCATGGACGGCTGGCGCGCGGGGATCGGCACATCATCGAGATTCCGAATCCGAGTGCGCGGCTGAGTGTCGTGGATTGTAAGGTGGGATTGAAGCGTCAGTTCTATGGCGCGGAGGCGCAGGGCTGGCAGGGGAAGTCTGCGGTAGAGGAGTTCGAGTCGAAGTGGGGGGCACCGTATGGAGAGCAGGCGTTCCTGTTGCAGCCGGGAGAGGCGCTGGAGATTGAAGTGGAGGCGGATGAGCTGTCGATCGCCTGGCTGGATGATCCGTCTGGAGGGACGCTGGTCGCAGAGGTGGACGGCAAGCAGGCCTGGTCGCAGCCGACGAATCAGCCGTTTACCGATTCGCAGGAGCGGAAACATTATATTGAGAACCGTCGTGGCGTATTGGGGCTGCCGTTCGGGAAGCATCGGATTCGGTTGCAGGCAGAGGGGCAGCCGGTGCGGGTGATCGGGGTGTTTGTTTATGACGGGCGGTAG
- a CDS encoding leucine-rich repeat domain-containing protein, producing the protein MKQPSKNKYVVGQEYYELIEWDGELTVHVFIYQGIVCSKGHQLHQFREARFAADAVPEEGLRYYGVREVLAGPLASLELRKANLSWQLNSEKRKRQSAALVDAQDAVSNSVERVHCTFPESPQINCRQDLEPLVDQEKPVYLYFYYEPTIDDLELVSQISPYVGMAFVYGMAPKHVVTLTPLCGKKNLKSLWITQFPEPESAFLEMLKTFTGLEVLNLYYARISDQLGGSLKELKNLMELDLTKTRITDGIKNDLAGLTGLAKLNLDETQITDEFFRVDDLWPQLKTLRLDVTRITNQGVALLSGAPRLSDLSLDGTDITDAAIPYLLQMPQLKTLSMRKTAITVNGARELLEGMENCEVWC; encoded by the coding sequence ATGAAACAGCCGAGCAAGAATAAATATGTGGTGGGGCAGGAGTATTATGAACTGATTGAATGGGATGGTGAGCTGACCGTCCATGTATTTATTTACCAGGGGATTGTTTGTTCGAAAGGCCATCAACTGCATCAGTTTCGGGAAGCCCGCTTTGCTGCGGATGCAGTGCCGGAAGAGGGGTTGAGGTATTATGGGGTGCGGGAAGTTCTGGCAGGTCCTTTGGCGAGCCTGGAACTCCGTAAGGCAAATCTGTCCTGGCAATTGAATTCGGAGAAACGGAAACGCCAGTCTGCGGCACTGGTTGATGCACAGGACGCTGTTAGCAACAGTGTGGAAAGGGTACATTGTACTTTTCCGGAGTCCCCGCAGATTAATTGCAGGCAAGACCTGGAACCGCTGGTCGACCAGGAGAAGCCGGTCTATCTCTACTTTTATTATGAGCCAACGATCGATGACTTGGAACTGGTGTCGCAAATTTCCCCCTACGTGGGGATGGCTTTCGTATATGGGATGGCACCGAAGCATGTAGTAACGCTGACGCCGCTGTGTGGCAAAAAGAATCTGAAATCACTCTGGATCACACAGTTTCCTGAACCCGAATCCGCATTTCTGGAAATGCTGAAAACGTTTACCGGATTAGAAGTTCTTAATCTGTATTATGCGCGGATTTCAGATCAACTGGGAGGTAGTCTGAAGGAGCTGAAAAATCTGATGGAGCTCGACCTGACCAAAACTCGCATTACAGATGGGATCAAAAACGATCTCGCGGGTCTTACCGGACTGGCCAAACTCAATCTGGATGAAACACAGATTACGGATGAATTTTTTCGCGTAGATGATCTCTGGCCGCAACTGAAGACGTTGAGACTGGATGTGACCAGGATCACAAACCAGGGAGTCGCACTGTTGAGTGGTGCGCCCAGGTTAAGTGATTTAAGTCTGGATGGGACTGACATTACGGATGCAGCGATACCGTACCTGCTGCAGATGCCGCAACTGAAAACTTTGTCTATGAGGAAAACGGCGATTACAGTCAATGGAGCCCGCGAGTTGCTGGAAGGGATGGAGAATTGCGAGGTATGGTGTTAA
- a CDS encoding alpha/beta hydrolase: MKLRMLVVWMLVMSGSFTVVAGSAAALETEELFPRVEAVTFESTSLKKRKRAVIVLPENWRSIEPAARRTLVILHGRGRHERSLVDDKLIRQQLLDSGLFVILPDGDDGWYLNSPVRQQDVYETYLQEVLTKMANEYDLPEKKQQWAIAGWSMGGYGCVRFAERHPGRFAAVSSMIGLLDFPRNGLPTGQSYKVPVERFGADEVEWNKFNPLNQAEKLRGSSLLIITADQAFDRTMNEHFRDRLTALELPHQYVELKGGHTFPVVRAALPLVLAHTQRVLLRKTRN, from the coding sequence ATGAAACTGCGAATGCTTGTAGTGTGGATGCTGGTCATGTCGGGAAGCTTTACTGTTGTCGCTGGTTCTGCAGCAGCGCTGGAAACCGAGGAACTGTTTCCGCGGGTGGAGGCGGTTACGTTTGAGAGTACGAGTCTTAAAAAGCGGAAGCGGGCTGTGATTGTGTTACCGGAAAACTGGCGGTCGATCGAACCTGCGGCGCGGCGGACGCTGGTCATTCTGCATGGGCGGGGGCGGCATGAGCGGTCGCTGGTGGATGACAAACTGATTCGTCAACAGCTGCTGGATTCAGGACTGTTTGTGATTCTGCCGGACGGCGATGACGGCTGGTATCTCAATTCGCCTGTGCGCCAGCAGGATGTGTACGAGACGTACCTGCAAGAGGTGCTGACGAAGATGGCGAATGAGTATGACCTGCCAGAAAAGAAGCAGCAGTGGGCGATCGCGGGCTGGTCGATGGGCGGGTATGGCTGTGTGCGGTTTGCCGAACGGCATCCCGGTCGGTTTGCGGCGGTGAGTTCGATGATCGGGCTGCTCGATTTTCCCCGCAATGGTCTGCCGACGGGGCAGTCGTATAAAGTGCCGGTGGAGCGGTTTGGTGCTGATGAAGTTGAATGGAACAAGTTCAATCCGTTGAATCAGGCGGAGAAGCTGCGCGGGTCATCGTTGTTGATTATCACCGCGGACCAGGCGTTTGACCGGACGATGAACGAGCATTTTCGTGACCGGCTGACTGCGCTGGAGCTGCCGCATCAGTATGTGGAGCTCAAAGGGGGGCACACGTTTCCCGTGGTGCGGGCGGCGCTACCGCTGGTGCTGGCGCATACACAACGCGTGCTACTACGGAAGACGCGAAATTAA
- a CDS encoding FAD-dependent oxidoreductase produces the protein MSMLEDHFLETEILVAGGGMAGCCCAIAAARCGARVILCQDRGVLGGNASSEVRMHIVGANGTGHFDRGAELETEAREGGIIEELRLENCVRNPQRSASMFDLILYEKCRAEPNLTLLLNTCVTGVQLEGDRITQAIAERQSTEDRFTIDASIFIDCTGDGRLAAEAGALFMEGREGQDDYRETLAPSLADNERLGSTILMQARKHARSMPFVAPDWARRFTKDELKLRLYATPGEEEPTHEYGYWWAEWGGTLDTIKENETIRDELLAIVLGIWDHVKNGPPGTPAGDDPFEAAHWALDWFGFLPGKRESRRFIGQHVLTEQDLLTSRDFLDAIAYGGWSLDLHPPAGIDAAEEEPCRQHPVPHLYNVPLSACVSGNRSNLMFAGRNLSATHVAFSSTRVMATCAVIGQGVGTAAACAVQRKLSPAELSSHAGVMAEIQQRLLRDDAYLVGIRSADENDLARSARISASSEQPGFAATEVVSGQTRSVQGERGAPPERAVPGSHRWMSDPADALPATLLLEWETPIAVREVQLIFDTGLHRHLTLSQHDGYTSRMLWGQAQPEAVRDYAIEVFDGHDWQTVVTVEGNWQRRRVHGVEVAGVSQLRLVVTGTNGAEQARVCEIRVY, from the coding sequence ATGTCGATGCTGGAAGACCATTTCTTAGAGACTGAGATCCTTGTGGCCGGGGGTGGCATGGCGGGCTGTTGCTGTGCGATTGCCGCGGCGCGGTGCGGGGCACGCGTGATTCTCTGTCAGGATCGCGGGGTGCTGGGCGGGAATGCATCGAGTGAAGTGCGGATGCATATTGTCGGGGCGAACGGCACGGGGCACTTCGATCGGGGAGCGGAACTGGAGACGGAAGCCCGCGAAGGAGGGATTATCGAAGAGTTGCGTCTGGAGAACTGCGTGCGAAATCCGCAGCGGTCGGCGTCGATGTTTGATCTGATCCTGTATGAGAAATGCCGGGCCGAACCGAATCTGACGTTGCTGCTGAATACCTGTGTGACCGGGGTACAACTGGAAGGAGACCGCATCACGCAGGCGATTGCCGAACGGCAGAGCACGGAAGACCGCTTTACAATTGATGCGTCGATTTTCATCGACTGTACCGGCGATGGTCGTCTGGCGGCGGAAGCCGGGGCGCTGTTCATGGAGGGCCGCGAAGGCCAGGACGATTACCGGGAAACGCTGGCTCCCTCTCTGGCGGACAACGAGCGGCTGGGATCGACCATTCTGATGCAGGCCCGAAAACATGCGCGGTCGATGCCGTTTGTGGCTCCCGACTGGGCACGCCGATTTACTAAAGACGAGCTCAAGCTGCGGTTGTACGCGACGCCCGGTGAAGAGGAGCCGACGCACGAGTACGGATACTGGTGGGCCGAGTGGGGAGGTACGCTGGATACGATCAAGGAGAATGAAACGATCCGCGACGAGCTGCTGGCGATTGTGCTGGGGATCTGGGATCACGTGAAGAACGGACCACCGGGCACACCAGCGGGGGACGATCCTTTCGAGGCGGCTCACTGGGCGCTGGACTGGTTCGGTTTTCTACCGGGCAAGCGGGAGAGTCGACGGTTCATCGGACAGCATGTGTTGACGGAGCAGGATCTGCTCACGTCCCGTGACTTTCTGGATGCGATTGCCTATGGCGGCTGGTCACTCGATCTGCATCCTCCCGCGGGCATCGATGCGGCGGAGGAAGAGCCGTGCCGACAGCATCCGGTGCCGCATCTCTATAATGTGCCGCTGTCGGCCTGTGTTTCGGGAAACCGGAGTAACCTGATGTTTGCGGGGCGGAATCTTTCGGCGACGCACGTGGCGTTTTCGTCGACCCGCGTGATGGCGACCTGCGCGGTGATCGGGCAGGGAGTGGGGACCGCGGCGGCGTGCGCGGTGCAGCGAAAGTTGAGTCCCGCGGAGCTGAGTTCCCATGCCGGAGTGATGGCGGAGATTCAGCAGCGGTTGTTACGCGATGATGCGTACCTGGTGGGGATTCGCAGTGCAGATGAGAATGACCTCGCGCGGTCGGCGCGGATTTCTGCCAGCAGTGAGCAGCCGGGATTCGCAGCGACGGAAGTGGTTTCGGGGCAGACGCGGAGCGTACAGGGAGAACGGGGCGCACCACCTGAGCGGGCTGTGCCGGGCAGTCATCGCTGGATGTCGGATCCGGCAGATGCACTTCCGGCGACGCTGCTGCTGGAGTGGGAGACACCGATCGCGGTGCGTGAAGTTCAGCTGATTTTCGATACGGGCCTGCATCGGCATCTGACGCTGAGCCAGCACGACGGGTATACGTCGCGGATGTTGTGGGGACAGGCGCAGCCGGAAGCGGTGCGGGATTATGCGATTGAGGTGTTTGACGGGCACGACTGGCAGACCGTAGTGACGGTGGAAGGGAACTGGCAGCGCCGCCGGGTGCATGGGGTGGAGGTAGCAGGAGTGTCTCAACTGCGGCTGGTGGTGACGGGGACGAACGGTGCGGAGCAGGCACGGGTTTGTGAGATCAGGGTGTATTGA
- a CDS encoding FadR/GntR family transcriptional regulator: protein MTLINKESPNSLALDLSERIRHRIQSAEFTDGDFFLTEAELAEEYNVSRRIAREAVNRLCALGLLEGRKRKGLIVRHPDPVEVWANCLPSLARSPEKLADLAHFRYALEVGAIELAIKNASEEQITQLAALAEEFQQTARTPEDRPRRIEVERQFHGLILEMSGSPIIADMQKLLATLFENSYPARETPVLAEETNQRIIWQHFELVDAIKDRDVERARSVMRSHLKYLLFTPPETT, encoded by the coding sequence ATGACACTTATCAACAAGGAATCGCCCAACTCGCTGGCCCTGGATCTCTCCGAACGCATTCGGCACCGCATCCAGTCCGCCGAGTTCACCGACGGCGATTTCTTTCTCACCGAAGCCGAACTGGCTGAAGAATACAACGTCTCCCGGCGAATTGCCCGCGAAGCCGTCAATCGGCTCTGTGCCCTGGGTCTGCTCGAAGGCCGCAAGCGAAAAGGGCTGATTGTCCGCCACCCCGACCCGGTGGAAGTCTGGGCCAACTGCCTCCCCTCGCTGGCGCGGTCACCGGAAAAGCTGGCCGACCTGGCCCACTTCCGTTACGCCCTGGAAGTAGGCGCCATTGAACTGGCCATCAAAAATGCCAGCGAGGAACAGATCACACAACTGGCAGCACTCGCCGAAGAATTCCAGCAGACCGCCCGCACTCCCGAAGACCGGCCCCGACGCATCGAGGTCGAACGGCAGTTCCACGGCCTGATCCTGGAAATGTCCGGCTCACCGATCATTGCCGACATGCAGAAACTGCTGGCGACCCTGTTTGAAAATTCCTACCCCGCCCGGGAAACACCCGTCCTGGCTGAGGAAACCAACCAGCGCATCATCTGGCAGCACTTTGAACTGGTCGACGCCATCAAAGACCGCGACGTCGAACGGGCCCGCTCGGTCATGCGTTCGCATCTGAAATACCTGTTATTCACACCACCGGAAACCACCTGA
- a CDS encoding sialidase family protein has product MQLNQIETGVLFRNAKPHVKSVHAYFPSVAVLPDGSLIGLYSLGEAFEAVNLQVHWSRSFDQGQTWEYQGQLNPETTDRLTSTFGRVTTTPDGELLANLIRYDRSAHPDEGLSNPKTLGLVPAELLLLRSADQGKTWSEPASITPPLIGPAFEMCSPITVLQDGRWLWPTSTWRGWDGELPNGNRMLALVSHDQGNSWDDYLDIMRSPDDQLIFWESKVLELPDGRLLAVAWCYDEAAGTDRPNHYALSSDGGASWSAPASTELLGQTLTPHLLEDGSLLCIYRRLDEPGLWACHARLTEHGHWENRDQIPLWGVNSAAGTTQTGENMSENFAALKFGAPHIVRLPDGQWFVTFWCYEQNVSLIRWFKFSVNGL; this is encoded by the coding sequence ATGCAACTCAACCAAATCGAAACCGGCGTCCTGTTTCGAAATGCGAAACCACACGTCAAAAGCGTGCATGCCTACTTCCCCTCAGTTGCCGTCCTCCCTGATGGTTCGCTGATCGGGCTGTATTCACTGGGCGAAGCATTCGAAGCCGTCAACCTGCAGGTGCACTGGTCCCGTTCCTTCGATCAGGGGCAGACCTGGGAATACCAGGGACAGCTCAATCCGGAAACGACCGACCGCCTGACATCCACCTTCGGACGCGTGACCACCACGCCGGACGGGGAACTGCTGGCAAACCTGATCCGCTACGATCGCAGCGCGCATCCCGACGAGGGACTGAGCAATCCGAAAACACTCGGCCTGGTGCCCGCGGAACTGTTGCTCTTGCGCTCTGCTGATCAGGGAAAAACCTGGAGCGAACCGGCTTCGATTACGCCTCCACTGATCGGTCCCGCCTTTGAGATGTGCAGTCCGATCACCGTTCTGCAGGATGGTCGCTGGCTCTGGCCCACCTCAACCTGGCGTGGCTGGGACGGCGAACTCCCCAACGGCAACCGCATGCTGGCCCTCGTCTCGCACGACCAGGGAAACAGCTGGGATGACTATCTCGACATCATGCGCAGCCCCGACGATCAGTTGATCTTCTGGGAATCCAAGGTGCTTGAGCTGCCCGACGGACGCCTGCTGGCGGTCGCCTGGTGTTACGACGAAGCAGCCGGCACTGATCGCCCTAATCATTATGCACTCAGCTCGGATGGAGGCGCCAGTTGGTCTGCTCCTGCTTCCACAGAACTGCTGGGACAGACACTCACGCCCCACCTCCTGGAAGATGGCAGCCTGCTTTGTATCTACCGTCGTCTCGATGAACCCGGTCTGTGGGCCTGTCATGCCCGGCTCACTGAGCACGGCCATTGGGAAAACAGAGACCAGATCCCCCTCTGGGGTGTAAACTCAGCAGCGGGCACCACACAAACCGGCGAGAACATGTCCGAAAACTTCGCCGCCCTCAAATTCGGCGCCCCGCACATCGTTCGCCTGCCGGACGGCCAGTGGTTTGTCACGTTCTGGTGCTACGAACAGAACGTGAGCCTGATTCGCTGGTTCAAATTCTCCGTGAACGGATTGTGA